The following proteins are co-located in the Anser cygnoides isolate HZ-2024a breed goose chromosome 2, Taihu_goose_T2T_genome, whole genome shotgun sequence genome:
- the CHST9 gene encoding carbohydrate sulfotransferase 9 isoform X2, with protein sequence MAILGSRHWRGKADPFGAVAVSLVSRLSDQQKISEPPLSQFREVYLPPALRPLNKTLVKGDEWKDVGSTQEKRRSFLYEFCKKYNSRKKLRTHLVHMVSRIYVEDRHKVLYCEVPKAGCSNWKRVLMVLNGLATSARNISHDDVHYGKHLRKLDSYDLKGIYTRLNTYTKTIFVRDPLERLVSAFRDKFEHPNSYYHPVFGKAIIKKYRHNADEEALKTGSGVKFKEFIQYLLDSHRPVGMDIHWEQVSKLCYPCLINYDFIGKFETLEEDANYFLQLVGAPAELKFPKFKDRHSSDERTSAEVVRQYLKELSKEERQLTYDFYYLDYLMFNYTSPIV encoded by the coding sequence ATGGCCATCTTGGGCAGCAGGCACTGGCGGGGGAAGGCCGACCCTTTTGGTGCAGTAGCTGTCTCCTTGGTGAGCAGACTGTCCGACCAGCAGAAGATCAGCGAGCCACCTCTCAGCCAGTTCAGAGAAGTGTATTTACCACCTGCACTACGCCCTCTGAACAAGACTTTGGTCAAGGGCGATGAGTGGAAGGATGTGGGTAGCACCCAGGAAAAGCGCAGGTCCTTCCTGTATGAATTCTGTAAGAAATACaacagcaggaagaagctgCGGACGCACCTGGTGCACATGGTGTCACGAATTTACGTGGAGGACAGGCACAAGGTCCTGTACTGCGAAGTGCCGAAAGCGGGCTGCTCCAATTGGAAAAGGGTCCTCATGGTGCTCAACGGACTCGCCACTTCCGCGCGCAACATTTCCCATGACGACGTGCACTATGGAAAGCATTTAAGGAAACTGGACAGTTATGACCTAAAGGGGATATACACACGTTTGAACACGTACACCAAGACTATATTTGTACGTGATCCTTTGGAAAGACTCGTATCTGCCTTCAGGGATAAGTTTGAACATCCAAACAGCTATTACCATCCGGTATTCGGGAAGGCAATAATTAAGAAGTATAGACATAACGCAGATGAAGAGGCATTGAAAACAGGATCAGGAGTTAAGTTCAAGGAGTTTATCCAGTATCTGTTAGATTCCCATCGTCCAGTAGGAATGGACATTCACTGGGAGCAGGTCAGTAAACTCTGCTATCCCTGCCTCATCAACTATGATTTCATAGGAAAGTTTGAAACCCTGGAAGAAGACGCCAATTACTTTTTGCAGCTGGTAGGTGCTCCAGCTGAGCTAAAATTTCCCAAATTCAAAGATAGACATTCCTCTGATGAGAGAACAAGTGCAGAGGTAGTGAGGCAATACTTAAAGGAATTGTCTAAGGAGGAGAGACAGCTGACCTACGACTTCTATTACTTGGATTACTTAATGTTCAATTATACATCACCAATTGTATAG